The Achromobacter deleyi region GCCACGCGGCCCATGCCAGACAGCAGCACCGCGGCCTGGTCGCGTATGCTGGGCCCATCGCCGTCGCCTTCGCGGTGGGACGTGCCCAGCAAGGTGCTGAACCCGTCTTCGATCAGGGTGGAGGCCAGATAGGCCGAGGCCAGCACGATCAGCACCCACAGCACCTGCTTGACCAGGAAACTGCCAAACGCCACGTAGCCGGCAAGCAGGCTGGCAAGGCTGACGATCAGCACGGTCCAGACGGCGGCCACCAGCAGGGATACCCAGAGCGGGATGGGCGTTTCGCTTTCCTGCAGGGCCTGCCGGCGCAACCTGCGGCTGATGGCCAGCACGGCGCCCAGCATGGCCATGGTCAGCACGGCGACGATGCCCGTCAATGTGATCGTCGTCGTCAGGCTGGCGTTGAGCAGAACCGGCAGCCGCTCGGCCAGCCAGATCATCACCACCAGCACCCCGAGCACGCCGGGCAGCCAGCGCAGCCGGTTCGCCACGATGTCGCTCACCGGTGGAAGGCGCCACGACGGGCGGTTCGTGGACAGCAATGCATAGCCCAGCCCGGAGACATAGCCTCCGAAACAGACCGTCGCCACCAGGTTCGTGAGCAGCGACGAGGTGCTGTCCGATAGTTGCGATTTCCAGTCCAGCCCGGCTTGGATCAACAGCGCGATCACGCCGGGCGTTGCCACCGCCAGGATCACCAGCGTGACGGCCAGGAACGAACGACGCAGCCGGCCTGGCGGCACGCGCGTGGCCGTCAGCTGCAGCAGGTACCGCCCGACCCAGACGCGCAGCGCGATGGCCAGGGCGGCCGCGGCGGCCAGCAGCAGCCAGCCCCATTTCGGCGTTTGTCCAACGGCCGTCGATAAGTCGTCGCGCAGATCTTCAAGGCGCTGCAGGTCGCGCGGGAACTCTTCGCGGAATTCGGTCCAGAACTGACCGGACAGGAAGGAATCCCGCCGTTCGCCCAGGCGCGCCTGGAATTGCGTGCGCCGTTGTGCCGAGACTCGCTCCGCCGTCTGCCCGGCGTGCACGGACAGCAGTCTTGCCAGCTTGATCTGCGCGTCCAGTGCGCGGCTGTTCTTCTCCAGCTGGGCGCGTTGCGCCGCCACATCCGGCGCTTCCTTGGCCCCGTCGGGGGGCGTGCCCAGTTCGCTCAGCCTGGCCGTGACGCTGGCCAATTGGGGGGTCAGGGCCTCGGTTGCCGCGTCGGCCCTGGACTGGATGTCCAGCGCGTCACTGCGCTGCTTGACCAGCGTGGCGTCATCCGTCTCGTCGGCGATCCGCTTGCGGATGTCGTCGATCTGCTTGCGTGCGGCCGCCAATACCGTGTCAACGTCGGGGGGCGGAGCGGGCGGCGCCGCGAAGGCGGGCATCAGACAGAACGCCAGCAGCAATGCCGCGAGCAGCGCCACGAAGTTGGGGGCGCGGACGCGGCGGGCGCGTGAAAGCAAAGGGTTCGTTGTCAGATTCATGTTCTTGGGCGAGTCACTCGCGTCGAGGCGGCAGCATAACAAGCCGCCGTCCCTTCCGTTGCAACAAAAACTGATGTTGCGTCCCTGTTTTAAGGAGCTTCTTTTTTCCGGGTAGGGCAGGGTAAGCGGGGCGATAAAAACAGGGCCGGACTCAATCTCGGACGCCTGCGTCCGGCTGAAGGCGCCGCTGCCCGCAACCCAAGTTTACGAGGCCAACGTTTGGATTCAACTCGCCAGGCGGTCCGGCCCGCGCGGCGCCCGCTTCTTGGGCTTGCCGAGCACGCTGTCGCACACGTCCAGCCACGCGCGGGCGGCAAAGGACAGATACCCCGATTGCAGCCAGATGTGGCCCACCTCCCATTGCATGCCGGATTTCGCCAATTTCGCCGTGCTCAGGCCACGGGTCTTCATGCGCAGCATCAGTGGCTCGGGCAGCAGGGCCACGCCCAGGCCGGCCGAGGCCATCGCCACCAGGAAGTCCCAATGCGCGCTTTGCGCCGCAATGCCGGGCTGAAAGCCCGCGTCGGCGAAGGCCTGGCGCAAACGGCGTGTCACCGCGAAGTCATCGGTGGGTATGAGCAGCCGGGCGTCGCGCAGCGCGCTCAGCGGCAGCGAGGTTTTTCCGGCCCAGGGCGCATCGGGCGGCCCGATCACCCAGATGGGATAGCTGCCGAACGCCTGCGCGGCGAGTCCGCCGTCGGGGGCGATGGGCAGGATGGTGGCGCCGACCTCCAGTTCGCCGCTGGCGACCAGCCCCTCCACGGCCTGGCCCGTGCCTTCGCGCAGGGTCAGGTGGATGCCGGGATGCAGTTCGCGAAAGCGCTTCACCACGGGGGTGAACAGCAGGTTGATCATGGGTGGAATGCCGACTTCCAGCGTCCCGCGGTCCAGCTCGGCGGTCTGGCGCAGGTCTTCCGAAAGCTGCCGCATGGTCTCCAGCACCTGCAGGCCTCGCTGGTACATGACCCGTCCGGTATCGGTGGGGCGGGCGGTATGGCCATCGCGGATCAGCAGCGGCGTGCCCGCTTCCTCTTCCAGCTGGCGAATCATCTTGCTGACGGTGGACTGCGTGACGAACAGGGTCTTGGCCGCCTGTGTGAAGCTGGCGTGCCTGACCGTTTCCACGAAATACCGCAATGCGCGCACGTCCATGGCTGCCCGGCCCCTTCGCGCGTTGCGCGCAGAATATTCAAACTATGAAAAAAACGACTTATTTGGATGATTTTAAGTCATTACGAGATTTCAGCTGGCCTTCCTATACTGCCGAAAATTCGTCCCAAGGCTGGCTGGAGCCGGCAGTGGGACCTCGGGAAACGCCGCGTCAGACGGTGCCTGGGCGCTGAAGGCGGCACCGCCGCGCCCGGCCGCAAGCCGTAGGCCCTTAAATTTGGAGACACCATGCATCTCGACCGTATCCGCCATCCTGGGCTGCGCGCCAAGATCACTTCCGCCGATCAGGCGGCTTTGCTGGTTCAGGACGGCATGACCGTCGGAATGAGCGGTTTCACCCGGGCCGGGGACTGTAAGTCCGTGCCGGCGGCGTTGGCCGCCCGCGCCGAGCGCGAGCCCCTCTCCATTACGCTGATCACCGGCGCATCGCTGGGCCACGACACCGACAAGATGCTGGCGCAGGCCAACGCCTTGGCACGTCGCATGCCGTTCCAGGTGGACACGACCCTGCGCCGCAAGATCAACCAGGGCGAGATCGCCTTCATCGACCAGCATTTGTCCGAGACCGTCGAGCAGTTGCGGGCCGGGCATATCGGTCCGATCAACGTGGCCATCATCGAGGCCGCCGCCATTACCGAAACCGGCGCCATTGTGCCGACGATGTCGGTGGGCAACTCCGCTTCATTCGCGCAACAGGCCGACCAGATCATCATCGAGCTGAACATGAGCGTGCCCGCCGCCATTGAAGGCCTGCACGACATCTATGTTCCGGGCGACCGCCCGTCGCGCCAGCCGATCGGCCTGGTGTCGGTGGACCAGCGCATCGGCCAGCCCTTCATCGAGGTGGACCCCGGCAAGATTGCCGCCATCGTCATCACGCAGGAGCCCGACAGCCCGTCCAACGCCTTGCCGCCGGACGACGAGACCAACGCCATCGCCGGGCACATCAATGATTTCCTGCGCGGCGAAGTGGATGCGGGCCGGCTGACGAATGGCCTGCTGCCCCTGCAGGCCGGCATCGGCACCATTGCCAACGCAGTGCTGCACGGTTTTGAATCGTCGGACTTCGAGAACCTGACCATGTACTCCGAGGTGCTGCAGGACAGCGCGATCGAGTTGCTGGACCAGGGCAAGCTCGCGTTCGCGTCGGCCTCGTCCATCACGGTGTCCAAGCCCGTGTACGAAAAGATCCTGGCCAACATGGAGCACTACCGCGAGCGCATCGTGCTGCGTCCGCAAGAGATCAGCAACGCGCCCGAGATCGTTCGCCGCCTGGGCATCATCGCGATCAATACCGCCCTGGAATTTGACATCTATGGCAACGTGAACTCGACGCACGTGGGCGGTACGCACATGATGAACGGCATTGGCGGATCCGGCGATTTCGCTCGCAACGCCCACCTGGCGATCTTCGTGTCCAAATCCATGGCGAAGAACGGCGATATTTCCAGCGTGGTGCCGATGGTGTCTCATGTGGATCACACGGAACACGACGTGGACGTCCTGGTCACCGAATGCGGCCTGGCGGACCTGCGCGGCCTGGCTCCGCGCGAGCGTGCGCGCGCCGTCATCCAGAATTGCGTGCATCCCTCGTATCGCGACGCCTTGCAGGACTATTTCGACCGGGCGTGCGAACGCGGCGGCCAGACGCCCCATCTGCTCGAAGAGGCGTTTTCCTGGCATCAGCGCTTCAATGAAACGGATTCCATGCGGCCGGCCGCCGCATCCGCGCGCAAGGCGGCTTGAGCCCGTTCCAATAGCTGACCGCCGCCGTGGCGGCGGTCGCCACGGCGGGCTTTCCGCCTCTACGCCTTGTCCGTGTTGTCGGGGTCCGGCGTGACCAGGTTGCGGCGCGACATCTCCAGTTCATCGCGCAGCCATTGCTTCAACGCGACCAGCGGGGCCCAATCCCGCAGGCTGGGCCGGTAGACCAGGTGATAAGTCTGCGCCTGTTCATAGTGCACGCTCACGGGCGACACCTGCACCAAACGTCCCGCGCAAATCGCGTCCGCCGCCAGCAGTTCGCGTCCCAGGGTGATGCCCAGCCCCTGTTCAGCCGCCTGCAACATCATCCCGGCATCATTGAAAGACGCCACGGGTGTGACCGGCGTGCGCAGTCCGGCCGCATTGAACCAGTGTTGCCACACCTCCCGTTCGCCCAGCAAAGGCTGGCGAGACAGCGTTTCCGGCGAATTGTCGGCAAGGGCGGCCGCCGTCTCGGGCGACGCCAGCGCAATGAGCGGCAGTGGCACGTCGAACAGCGGCTCCGACTCTACGCCGGCCCATGGCCCGCGGCCAAAACGCAGCGCGGCATGAAAACCATCCCGCAGCAGGTCCACCACCTGTTGCGAGGTTTCGATCTCCAGCGCCAGATCAGGATGCCGGGCACGCCAGCGGGACATGCGGGGCAGCAACCACCGCTGCGCGAAGGACGGCAATACCGACACGCGCAGGCGCTGCTCGCTACCCGTGGCGGCCGCGGAGGCCGCCAGCAGCCCCTCGTCCAGTAGCGCCATCGCTCCCTGCACGCTGCATAGCAGGGCCGCGCCGGCGCTATTCAGGACGATCCCTCTCCCGCTGCGCTCAAACAGCGGAAAACCCACTTGCTCCTCCAGCACCTTGATCTGCTGGCTGACCGCGCTGTGCGTCAGGTGCAGACGTTCAGCTGCGGCACGCAGGTTCTGCAATTCGGCAACCACTCGGAACGCGGGGAGGGTGTTGAGCGGTAATCGCATGGGA contains the following coding sequences:
- a CDS encoding DUF3772 domain-containing protein; this translates as MNLTTNPLLSRARRVRAPNFVALLAALLLAFCLMPAFAAPPAPPPDVDTVLAAARKQIDDIRKRIADETDDATLVKQRSDALDIQSRADAATEALTPQLASVTARLSELGTPPDGAKEAPDVAAQRAQLEKNSRALDAQIKLARLLSVHAGQTAERVSAQRRTQFQARLGERRDSFLSGQFWTEFREEFPRDLQRLEDLRDDLSTAVGQTPKWGWLLLAAAAALAIALRVWVGRYLLQLTATRVPPGRLRRSFLAVTLVILAVATPGVIALLIQAGLDWKSQLSDSTSSLLTNLVATVCFGGYVSGLGYALLSTNRPSWRLPPVSDIVANRLRWLPGVLGVLVVMIWLAERLPVLLNASLTTTITLTGIVAVLTMAMLGAVLAISRRLRRQALQESETPIPLWVSLLVAAVWTVLIVSLASLLAGYVAFGSFLVKQVLWVLIVLASAYLASTLIEDGFSTLLGTSHREGDGDGPSIRDQAAVLLSGMGRVAIALLAIILLLAPFGEAPMDLLQRFDQLRKGLAIGEAQIRPGAVLQALVVLAVSLLSVKMLKRWLSNRYLPTTELDPGMQLSAATLFGYGGFVVAVALSLSAAGIGLERVAWIASALSVGIGFGLQAVVQNFVSGLILLAERPVKVGDWVSLGGVEGDILRINVRATEIQMGDRSTVIVPNSEFVTKTVRNVTRSNPLGLVQIKLPMPLSTDAEQVRELMLQAFADHEDVLDSPEPNVFLDGIDAGHLIFNAKGYVSSPRAAYGVRSALLFTVLKRLHDAGLEVSSPPTMLLASAPEPTQAAAPVAVPPPATS
- a CDS encoding LysR family transcriptional regulator, which translates into the protein MDVRALRYFVETVRHASFTQAAKTLFVTQSTVSKMIRQLEEEAGTPLLIRDGHTARPTDTGRVMYQRGLQVLETMRQLSEDLRQTAELDRGTLEVGIPPMINLLFTPVVKRFRELHPGIHLTLREGTGQAVEGLVASGELEVGATILPIAPDGGLAAQAFGSYPIWVIGPPDAPWAGKTSLPLSALRDARLLIPTDDFAVTRRLRQAFADAGFQPGIAAQSAHWDFLVAMASAGLGVALLPEPLMLRMKTRGLSTAKLAKSGMQWEVGHIWLQSGYLSFAARAWLDVCDSVLGKPKKRAPRGPDRLAS
- a CDS encoding acetyl-CoA hydrolase/transferase family protein, translated to MHLDRIRHPGLRAKITSADQAALLVQDGMTVGMSGFTRAGDCKSVPAALAARAEREPLSITLITGASLGHDTDKMLAQANALARRMPFQVDTTLRRKINQGEIAFIDQHLSETVEQLRAGHIGPINVAIIEAAAITETGAIVPTMSVGNSASFAQQADQIIIELNMSVPAAIEGLHDIYVPGDRPSRQPIGLVSVDQRIGQPFIEVDPGKIAAIVITQEPDSPSNALPPDDETNAIAGHINDFLRGEVDAGRLTNGLLPLQAGIGTIANAVLHGFESSDFENLTMYSEVLQDSAIELLDQGKLAFASASSITVSKPVYEKILANMEHYRERIVLRPQEISNAPEIVRRLGIIAINTALEFDIYGNVNSTHVGGTHMMNGIGGSGDFARNAHLAIFVSKSMAKNGDISSVVPMVSHVDHTEHDVDVLVTECGLADLRGLAPRERARAVIQNCVHPSYRDALQDYFDRACERGGQTPHLLEEAFSWHQRFNETDSMRPAAASARKAA
- a CDS encoding LysR substrate-binding domain-containing protein → MRLPLNTLPAFRVVAELQNLRAAAERLHLTHSAVSQQIKVLEEQVGFPLFERSGRGIVLNSAGAALLCSVQGAMALLDEGLLAASAAATGSEQRLRVSVLPSFAQRWLLPRMSRWRARHPDLALEIETSQQVVDLLRDGFHAALRFGRGPWAGVESEPLFDVPLPLIALASPETAAALADNSPETLSRQPLLGEREVWQHWFNAAGLRTPVTPVASFNDAGMMLQAAEQGLGITLGRELLAADAICAGRLVQVSPVSVHYEQAQTYHLVYRPSLRDWAPLVALKQWLRDELEMSRRNLVTPDPDNTDKA